DNA from Bacillus sp. Marseille-P3661:
AACTTTAATTAATTCGGGTGTAATGAAGAAAAAAAGTGGGAGTAAAAACGTTGAACTTGCTATTTTGACCGCTTCAACTCCTGATTTCAAATAATCAGAACCAGCAATTTGTGATGCAACTAAGACACCACTTGCAATCGGTGGAGTTATATTTCCTAGTATCGCACCGACATAAACCATCATATGTGCAATTAAAGGTTCAATCCCAAATTTTATTAGTGTTGGAGCTACTAGGGTAGCAGTAAGTATATAAACTGCAATAGAAGGCATTCCCATTCCTAAAACATAAGAAACGAACATGCATAATATTATTAATGCAAAAATATTATCTCCACTTACAGTTGATATAATCCCCCCAAAACGATATCCTAACTGAGTAATAGAAAGAATAGCTATAACAATATCAAGAATAACTGAAGCCAATGCAATACCTACTCCAATCTTGACACCCGAACTTATTCCATCAATCCAAACATGCATTCTTTTTTCTGTTTTAAAGATTAGCGACAAAGCTAAAGAAGAAAGTATAGTAAAAAAGGCACAGAATGACAAAGAAAACCCTTCTAGCATTAAACAAATTAATATAGTCATTGGAACAATAAATAGAATGGCACCCTTTATGAGAAGTCCTTTTTCAGTCGGTTCATCTTCATCTTTATCAAAGCCTGTTAGCCCATGCTTATTAGCATACAACCAAATATATAGAAAAACTGAAAAGTAAAAAATAATCGCAGGTATTATAGTCGAAATAACAATTGTTAGATAAGATATATTTAAAAACTCCGACATTAAAAATGCTGCTGTTCCTAAAACAGGTGGAGTGATCGCTCCGCCTACAGATGCCACAGCTTCAATTGCAGCAGCAGTGTTTGCAGAATAACCACTTTTCCTCATGAGTGGTATTGTTATTGGGCCAGTTATACCTGAATTTGCCCCACCAGCACCGGTAAACATTGCAACCAATGCACTGGCCCCGACCGTGACCAGCCCTACGCCACCTTTTAAAATACTTGAAAGAAATTGTGCAATTCCAAAGATAAATTTGCTACCACCTGAAATTTGAAGAAACGTTCCAAAAATAATAAATAAAAACATAAACGAAGCACTAATACCTACAACATCCCCATACATCCGTATAGTTAAATGCGATATAATCCTATTAAAAGATATTTTAGGACCCGAAATTAAATCAGGAAGAAACGGGCCTAAAAAGACATAAGAGATGAATACTAACCCTATTATAGTAAATGTTATACCAAATACTTTTGTAACGTAATATAATATTAGACATATCATTAATAAGCCTGTAATCATATCACTGTACGTAATCATACCAACACGTGTTAATATTTCTGTCTGATTTATATAAAAATAGTATGAACAAATTAGATTTATGAGTAATGCGCAAAGGGAAAAATAAACATACATTCTATTTTGTACATTCTTTTGCAAATCTAATAAAATTGCAACTGTAAGCGCAAAAAATATATGAATAATAGCCCCACCTCTTGGTCCAGGCACCCACCATACTTGAAAAAGTTGATATATAACCATTATAAGCATGGTTGAGGTTAAAAAGAAATTGAGTCGTTTAATCATCTAACCCCTCCTCACAATTATTAAAATAAATTCCAAGAAAGAATTTCTCTTGAGATATTCCCTCTTGGACAAGCTTGATTTACCAATAATTATTATTCTGGTAATCCACCTAGCATACCTGCTTCTTCGTATGCTCTAACTGCACCTGGGTGCATCATATCTTTTGGCACAAATTCCCCCATATGATCAGCCATAGTTGCACCTGAACTATGATAATTTTTCAATTCTTCTTTGTGTTCAATTACTGTTTTTACTATTTCATAGATTATATCTTCTGGTATATCAGCTGAAGCGAAATATCCAGGTGTATACATACTTGTTATCGTATCTTCTTGAGGAAACTCATAGTCTGTTTCAAATAATTCTGTAAAATGTCCTTTATTTATAGAAACAGGCAAAATAGGTAACGGAGTATATTCTTTGACCTTATCGAATAGTTCTTTTTCAAAACTTACCCAATATACTTCATCCTCCTGCAAAAGAAGTTCCTTAAATGGACCACTTGCCCCAGCGGTTAAAACTATACTGTTCCAAGCGACATCTATAGTGCCATCACGTAAAGCATTAATGCCAGCTCCAAGACTTTCAGCTGGGGTTAAATTTACTTCATCAACAATATCTGCAGCTTCAAGCAATGGATAAAGTACCTCATAACTATTACTTCCCGGTGGCCCAATGCTCACCTTTTTTCCAGCCAAATCTTTTATACTTTTAATATTTGGATCCGTTGTTGCGAGTGCAACTGAGGATCCAGGACCGTATGTGAAAAGCCCAAGAGGAGGATTTTCAATTTTTCCTGAAAATGGTTCAAAACCACTTAAGGCCTGATAAGGTGTCAAATGACTGCCGCTTATCATAATACTAGATCTTCTTTCTGGATTTTGATCAAACTCGATTAGAGATTCTGCTCCAATGGTTGCCTGAGGTATGATCCGGATGGATTCATGATTTTTATTAACAATATCACTAATGCCAATAAATAATACTTGCCCCATCGATCCTTCAGGAAAAGTTAAAGAAGTAATTTCAGTTACATTATTCTTTTCACTTGAATTATTTTTAGCACCAGATCCACTGCAGCCAGCTAAAACAACCGTCAACGCTGTTACTAAGGCTATAATACTAAAAATTTTTTTTATCACTTTCTCATCTCCTTTAATTTACCAAAAGTAAGAATATGTTCCTAATACGTACTGATAATGTTTTGAGTATCTCTTTTATACTGTCTATCTTTATTGAATTTTCAAACCGCTTTGTCTACACGATATCTATTCAATTTTTTCTCATCAATTACAATACCCATTCCTGGTAAGCTTCCTAGCTTTATTTTCCCATTTTTTATTTCTGGGATATATTCAACAATATCATCTTCCAGATGCATATAATATGAGATAGCACTAGGTAAACTAACATTTGAAGTTGCCGCTGCAAAATGTAAATTTGACATTGTTCCAATTGCTCCATCACCTTGAGTACCTAATAGATTTGGAACGTTATAACCCTCGCATATCGCCGCAATTTTCTTAGACCATACAATTCCTGTACGTGCTACTTTAATCCCAACTACTCTAAGTGCTCCATGGAGCAACTCTTGTGCAACCTCATACGGTGTCATGCAACTATCATCACCTAGTAATGGTATTGATGTGGATAAGGCTACATCTCTTCTACCTCTTTTATCGTAAATTGGACAAGGCTCTTCAACCCATGCCACATTATATTTTTCCATTTCTTTTAAAACTCTTATTGAGGTAGGTATATCATAACCCTGATTAATATCAATATATAAAGTTATGTCATCCCCAACTGCTGAACGTATTTCCTTTATCCTTTGAATGTCCTCTATAGGATTAACTCCGCCCTTTACCATTAAGCACCCAAACCCGTATGTGTCAATCATTTCAACTGCCTCATTCACAGCATTATCACTTATACCCAACATCCAAGATACATCTACATCAGTCCTAGCATTTCCTAACAATTTATAGCAAGGAATGTTTAAATATTTTCCGATTATGTCATGCACAGCATTATCAATAGCTGCTTTAGCAGTGTTATTTGCAGCTACGAAATCTAGCTTTTTCCGAATGTTTTCCGTTTCAAATATATTCATATTTAATAGCTGGGGTTTAAACCATTCATTAACAGCCTTAACTATTGATTCTTGAGATTCACCGTATATAAAAGGTCTTGCCGGAGCCTCAGCATAACCAGTTACACCTTCATTTGTTGTGATTATTATAAGTACATGTTCAGCAGCTAATACTGAACCCGCCGCGTACGTAATCGCACCATGTGTATATGGTATTGTAAACGGTATAGCCTCAACATTTGCAATTTTCACATTATCACTCCTTCAAATAACAACTAAAAAAATTCCCAGAAGTTATCTCTACTCTTTATTTCTTCTACATTTTCAACTTGATGTATGATTTGGCCCATACGTAAAAAGTAGACGCGGTCCACTAAAAATAATGTTTGGCTTACGTTTTGTTCAACTATGAGAACGGCCATATTAAACATTTTGTTAAATTCAGCTACTTTTTCTAGCACCATTTCAGCTAGTGCAGGTGACAGCCCTAAAGAAGGTTCATCTAGTAGCATCAAGGTAGGATTTTTCATTAAACCCATCCCCATTTTTACCATCTGCTGCTGTCCACCACTTAAAAAGTTCGCTTTTTGCTTTCTTTTTTCATAAAGAATCGGAAAAAGATCATATACAATATTTAATTGACTATTTATCTTAGCCTTTGGAAGACAGCTATTGTGAACGGCCAACTTTAAATTTTCTTCAACAGTCAGATCACTAAAAACGCCAAAACCTTGGGGTATTAATGTAATTCCTTCAGACGTGTTTTCCGAAATATTACGTCCTGTTATCGGCTTGCCTTTATAATAGATTTGTCCTTCATTAACTGGTGTGTAACCTAAAATACTCTTTAATATCGAACTTTTTCCAGCACCATTATGGCCGAACAATCCTACAATCTCACCTTCATTTATTTGAATTGAGCACCCTTTTATGGCTAGATGATTATCATAGTTGATTTGAATGTTATCTACCTTAAGTAGCATTGGCCGATACACCTCTTTCACTCACGGGATTACCAAAATATAATTCAGTAAGTTCTTTATTTTGCAAAAGTTGATCAATTTTCCCTTCCGCTATTACTGAACCTTGATGAAGGAATATTACATGATCAGATACTTCTTTTAGCACTTCAACATTGTGTTCGATTATGCAAATTGTTTTTTGCATTTCTTTCAACTTAAAAATAACATTTATTATATCTTCAATTGACTGCCGATCTAATCCTGCCAGTACCTCATCTAAAAGGATAACTTCTGATTCAGCCATAATAATTCTTGCTAGAGCCAACAGTTTCATTTCGCCATAAGACAGATTTTTCACTGGAATATCTTTTTTATTTATTAAATCAACTTGTTCTAAGACGTTATAAGCTTTTTCTATTGTTCTTAACTCACCCTTTTTTGACCTATTTGGAAAAAAAAATAAATTACTAAGCTTTTCCCCAGGGTGATTTTGCTCTGCTAATAATACATTTTCTAACACTGTAAGACCGTTAAATAATCTTAAATTTTGAAAAGAACGCATAATGCCTGACTTTGCAATTTTATATGGTGGCAAGTGGGAAATTTTTTCTTCATTATAAAATATTTCTCCTTTATCTGGTGAAATATATCCAGTTATTAAATTAAATGCAGTCGTCTTACCTGCTCCATTAGGTCCTATAAATGTTGTAATTACTCCTTTCTTTAATGCCATGTTAAGATTGTTTATTACTTTGTTACCTCCAAAACTTTTTGTTACATTTGAAATCTTTAATATATTCATTCACACACCACCCATTTATCAGAATATCCGCACTATGAAACATGACGTATCTTTTTTATCCAACCTGCAACACCTTCTGAATTAAAACGTAAAATTAACAATAAGATTACTGCAATAGCAATTTGTTTCATAGTAGCTCCAGTAGTAGAAGTAAGACCCACAAATCGTAATATCTCAGGAAGCAATATCATAATCCATGCACCCATAATTGGTCCTGATATCGTCCCTGCTCCGCCTATCAGTACTATAGTCATGATGAAAAAGGATTCAGTTAAGGTAAAAGAGTCAGGGCTGATGAATGATGTGTAATGAGCAAATAAAGCCCCTGCTACACCTGCAAACCCACTTCCAAGCATAAAAATCGAAATTTTAATTTTTAGAATAGATTTACCAAGAGACTGACTCCCAATCTCGTCTTCTCTCATCGCCACTATTATTCTTCCAAAAGGCGAGTGTACAACTTTGGTCAATACTAACAGACAGATTACAGTAATACACATTACAAATATAAAAGCGGTCCATTTATTTACAAGTTCAAAACCAAATATACTCAAAGGAGGTATTCCACTTAAACCAGAAGGACCGCGGGTTATTGATGTCCAGTTATTAAGAATATTTGATACGATGAGCTGGAAACCAAAAGAGGTGATTATTAAATAATGACCTTTTATTCTCAAAGAAGGGGCAGCAATTAATAAACTAAATATAGCAGCGACCAAACCAGCAGAAACTATAGACAGTATTACCGGCATACCTAATTTTACGGATAGCAATGCAGACGTATACGCACCCACACCATAAAATGCGGCATGTGCAATAGATAAGATACCGCCATATCCTAAAATTAAGTTATATGAAAATGTCAAGATGATATAGATCATAACTATGATTAGCAAATGTAGTATATATTCCAACCTAGACACCTCCTTTTCTAGTTTTTGCACCAAATAACCCATTCGGTTTAAACAGTAAAAACATAATTAATACTATAAAAGAAATAGTAGATTGCCAGTTGCTTGAAATTTGCCAAACTGAAAAACTCTGTACAATGGCCAATAAATAAGCGCCCGCAACTGCTCCGCCAATACTTCCCACACTCCCTATCACCACAGCGATAACAATCATGACTAGATATTCCATACCCATTTGCGGATAAACACCTTGGTTAAAAGCTACTAAAACTGCCGGAACAACTGTAAATAAGGCCCCTAAATTATAAGCAAGAGCGTTGATCTTCTTGGTTTCGATTCCTGTTATTTTAGCTACCTCATCATTATTTGCTACTGCACGCATAAGAATACCGAATTTATTAATCTTTAAGAAGTAAGTTAATAGCAACACAATAATAATAGCCAGAACAGTAGTTAAGATATCTAAGATTGTTAAGTAAATTCCATGCCACTCTATAGTACCTAGGCTTGTTGAAAGAAACTTCGCTTCATGGCCAAATGCAAGACTAATAAGGTTTTCCAAAAACATCAAAATCCCTATGCTTATCGCTATAATAATAAATTCGCTAGTTCCCTTTCTTTGCATTGGATAATAGAATGTAAAATAAATAAATGTAGCCAATAAAACAATGGAAATACAAACTAGAATAATAGATACAAATAGCGGAATCGACAATTGATGATAGAATAAGTACATTAAATATCCAGAAACAACGAAATACGCACCATACCCAACATCAAATATCTTTGTGGTACCCCACAGCATTGTAAATCCAACTGCTAACAGGAGATAAATACTCCCGATAAATACTCCATTAAGCAGCAACTGCATGAATAATTCCATTTGTATTCTCGCCTCCCCTTCAATAGTCTGTGTCAATACAAGGTAGGTTGAGTAACCTTGCACTGACACATCCCTAAA
Protein-coding regions in this window:
- a CDS encoding branched-chain amino acid ABC transporter permease, whose translation is MEYILHLLIIVMIYIILTFSYNLILGYGGILSIAHAAFYGVGAYTSALLSVKLGMPVILSIVSAGLVAAIFSLLIAAPSLRIKGHYLIITSFGFQLIVSNILNNWTSITRGPSGLSGIPPLSIFGFELVNKWTAFIFVMCITVICLLVLTKVVHSPFGRIIVAMREDEIGSQSLGKSILKIKISIFMLGSGFAGVAGALFAHYTSFISPDSFTLTESFFIMTIVLIGGAGTISGPIMGAWIMILLPEILRFVGLTSTTGATMKQIAIAVILLLILRFNSEGVAGWIKKIRHVS
- a CDS encoding TRAP transporter permease, coding for MIKRLNFFLTSTMLIMVIYQLFQVWWVPGPRGGAIIHIFFALTVAILLDLQKNVQNRMYVYFSLCALLINLICSYYFYINQTEILTRVGMITYSDMITGLLMICLILYYVTKVFGITFTIIGLVFISYVFLGPFLPDLISGPKISFNRIISHLTIRMYGDVVGISASFMFLFIIFGTFLQISGGSKFIFGIAQFLSSILKGGVGLVTVGASALVAMFTGAGGANSGITGPITIPLMRKSGYSANTAAAIEAVASVGGAITPPVLGTAAFLMSEFLNISYLTIVISTIIPAIIFYFSVFLYIWLYANKHGLTGFDKDEDEPTEKGLLIKGAILFIVPMTILICLMLEGFSLSFCAFFTILSSLALSLIFKTEKRMHVWIDGISSGVKIGVGIALASVILDIVIAILSITQLGYRFGGIISTVSGDNIFALIILCMFVSYVLGMGMPSIAVYILTATLVAPTLIKFGIEPLIAHMMVYVGAILGNITPPIASGVLVASQIAGSDYLKSGVEAVKIASSTFLLPLFFFITPELIKVNLSLYTIGLALLTLCAVAYSTIGLIGYFGRNLYKFERVMCFGITILIMISMYIRDMQLMIGVLITVLLSILYYYLLIRKSGQVYQEKKQIIGK
- a CDS encoding branched-chain amino acid ABC transporter permease; amino-acid sequence: MELFMQLLLNGVFIGSIYLLLAVGFTMLWGTTKIFDVGYGAYFVVSGYLMYLFYHQLSIPLFVSIILVCISIVLLATFIYFTFYYPMQRKGTSEFIIIAISIGILMFLENLISLAFGHEAKFLSTSLGTIEWHGIYLTILDILTTVLAIIIVLLLTYFLKINKFGILMRAVANNDEVAKITGIETKKINALAYNLGALFTVVPAVLVAFNQGVYPQMGMEYLVMIVIAVVIGSVGSIGGAVAGAYLLAIVQSFSVWQISSNWQSTISFIVLIMFLLFKPNGLFGAKTRKGGV
- a CDS encoding ABC transporter ATP-binding protein; protein product: MNILKISNVTKSFGGNKVINNLNMALKKGVITTFIGPNGAGKTTAFNLITGYISPDKGEIFYNEEKISHLPPYKIAKSGIMRSFQNLRLFNGLTVLENVLLAEQNHPGEKLSNLFFFPNRSKKGELRTIEKAYNVLEQVDLINKKDIPVKNLSYGEMKLLALARIIMAESEVILLDEVLAGLDRQSIEDIINVIFKLKEMQKTICIIEHNVEVLKEVSDHVIFLHQGSVIAEGKIDQLLQNKELTELYFGNPVSERGVSANAT
- a CDS encoding TAXI family TRAP transporter solute-binding subunit codes for the protein MIKKIFSIIALVTALTVVLAGCSGSGAKNNSSEKNNVTEITSLTFPEGSMGQVLFIGISDIVNKNHESIRIIPQATIGAESLIEFDQNPERRSSIMISGSHLTPYQALSGFEPFSGKIENPPLGLFTYGPGSSVALATTDPNIKSIKDLAGKKVSIGPPGSNSYEVLYPLLEAADIVDEVNLTPAESLGAGINALRDGTIDVAWNSIVLTAGASGPFKELLLQEDEVYWVSFEKELFDKVKEYTPLPILPVSINKGHFTELFETDYEFPQEDTITSMYTPGYFASADIPEDIIYEIVKTVIEHKEELKNYHSSGATMADHMGEFVPKDMMHPGAVRAYEEAGMLGGLPE
- a CDS encoding mandelate racemase/muconate lactonizing enzyme family protein, whose amino-acid sequence is MKIANVEAIPFTIPYTHGAITYAAGSVLAAEHVLIIITTNEGVTGYAEAPARPFIYGESQESIVKAVNEWFKPQLLNMNIFETENIRKKLDFVAANNTAKAAIDNAVHDIIGKYLNIPCYKLLGNARTDVDVSWMLGISDNAVNEAVEMIDTYGFGCLMVKGGVNPIEDIQRIKEIRSAVGDDITLYIDINQGYDIPTSIRVLKEMEKYNVAWVEEPCPIYDKRGRRDVALSTSIPLLGDDSCMTPYEVAQELLHGALRVVGIKVARTGIVWSKKIAAICEGYNVPNLLGTQGDGAIGTMSNLHFAAATSNVSLPSAISYYMHLEDDIVEYIPEIKNGKIKLGSLPGMGIVIDEKKLNRYRVDKAV
- a CDS encoding ABC transporter ATP-binding protein, with protein sequence MLLKVDNIQINYDNHLAIKGCSIQINEGEIVGLFGHNGAGKSSILKSILGYTPVNEGQIYYKGKPITGRNISENTSEGITLIPQGFGVFSDLTVEENLKLAVHNSCLPKAKINSQLNIVYDLFPILYEKRKQKANFLSGGQQQMVKMGMGLMKNPTLMLLDEPSLGLSPALAEMVLEKVAEFNKMFNMAVLIVEQNVSQTLFLVDRVYFLRMGQIIHQVENVEEIKSRDNFWEFF